CGGTCGACGCCGAGGCGTTCCGCACCGCCGACGCGGTCGCGCTGCTCACCGCCTCCGACGCGCTGCCCGACCCGCTGCCGGTGGCCGGCGGCCAGCTCCGGGTCCAGGTGGTCGACGCCCAGGGCCGGATCCGGGCCGCCTCCATCGACGCCGACCGGCTGGTCCCGATGCTCCGCCCCGACCAGCTCGACCGCGCCGGCCGCCAACGGCTGGTGGTCGACGGGCGGCGGCTGGGGCTGACCGGGCCGGCCCGGGTGGTGACGGTGCCGGCCGGCACCCCGGCGGAGCCGCTCACCGTCCTGGTCGGCAAGTCGATGGCCGACGTCCGGCACAGCCTGCACGTCGTCCGTACGCTGCTGCTGGTCGGGTTCCCGCTGCTGGTGGCGGGGCTGGCGGTGGTGGGCTGGCGGGTGGTCGGCGCGACGCTGCGCCCGGTGGAGGCGCTGCGCAGCGGCGCGGCCGAGATCACCGGGCGGGCCGGGTCGGAGCGGCTGCCCGTACCGGCGGCGCGGGACGAGATCCACCGGTTGGCGGTCACCCTGAACGACATGCTGGACCGGCTGGCGGCGACCCGGGAACGGCAGCGGGCGTTCCTCGCCGACGCCGCGCACGAGTTGCGCAGCCCACTGACCAACATGCGTACCGAGCTGGAGGTGGCGCGGCGGCTGGCGGACCGGACGGACTGGCCGGCGGTCGCCGACGACCTGCTCGCCGACGCCGAGCGGCTGGGCCGGCTGGTCGACGACCTGCTGCTGCTGGCCCGGCTGGACGAGGAACCGGTGGACGGCCCGGCGACCCGGGCGGTCGGGCCGGTGGAGCTGGGCGAGCTGCTGCGCGAGGTCGCCGCCCGCTGCCCGTCGCCCCCGGTGCGGGTGGTCCCGCCGGAGGGGCCGCGCTGGACCGAGGGGGACCCGGACGAGCTGCGCCGGGTGCTGACCAACCTGGTCGACAACGCCGTCCGGCACGCCCGTTCGCAGGTCGTGCTGGCGGTCACCGGACCGCCCCCGGCCGGCGGGGGCGGTGCTCCGGCGTACCACCGGGTGACGGTGACCGACGACGGGCCGGGCGTCCCGGAGGCCGACCGGGAGCGGGTCTTCCAGCGGTTCACCCGGCTGGACGACGCGCGGGTCCGGGACGCGGCGGCCCGGCCTGGGCCTCGCCATCGTCCGCGAGCGGTCCGCGGCCGGCGGCTTGGGCCGCGCTCGCCGCCGCAGGCCGCACCGTCGGGACGCCGGTGCCGTCCGGCCCGACCGCGTCGACCGGCGGTGCAGCTCCGGACCCGGGCGCGGCGGGCGGGCCGGGCCTCCCGACCGTGTGGCTGCCGGCGCTCACCGACGCCGGACGCCGGCTGACCCGCCACCCGGCGGAGCGGTCCACTCTCCCGCCGGCCGGTCAGCGGCGGTTCGTGCAGACCGGATGCGAGCGGGCGACCGTGTCGGTCGACCAGACCACCGCGACGGTGAAGCAGTAGTCGGTGGTGCGGTCGAGGCCGTACACGATCCACTGGTGGTGCCGGCGGGAGCTGCTGGAACGGTGGGGGTCCTGCCCGACGCGGCCGCCGGAGACGACCACCGAACCCGGCCCCTCCCCGCCCGCCGGGTAGCTCCAGCGCAGGGCGATGTTGTCCTGCCGGTCGGTGAGCCGCACCGGCGCCCGGCGGGGTCGACACGGTGGAGGCCGGCGCGGGGCTCCGCGGGGCCGCGCCGGGTGAGGCAGCGGTCGCCGACGGGCGCGGTGCCCGTCGGGGTGTCGCGCGAGCCGTCCACCTGGGACACCCCGGCGATCACCGCCGCCGCGCCGAGCAGCACCACGACCACCTTCGCCGACCACCAGCGGCAGCCACCGGCTGCGGTCGGGCGGTGGCGGGGCCGGCCGGTGCACGGGTACGGGCAGCAGCCGGGACCTGTCCGCCGGCTCGTACGGCGGCTCGACCCGGCGGACGCCGTCGGCCTCCTGCCCGGCGAGGGCCACCACCGACGGCGGCAGCGCGGGCTCCGCCGGCGGGTACGCCTCGTCGAACGTCTGCTCGGGCGGCCACCAGCCGTCGTCGGCGTCGTCCTCCTCGGACAGCCGCGGGTTCGGCACCGACGGTGCGGTGGGCTCGGCGACCCGGTCTGCGGGACGGTAGGGCGGCGGTTCGGGTGGCCCCTCGTCGGCCGGGGGGACCCGGGCGGCCGGCACGGTGTGCGCCGGGCGGGCCGGTGACTCCGGCGCGGCGCAGACGTGGTCGGGGTCGGCGGCGGCCCGGACCAGCCCGGCCACCTGACCGGCGAGCGGGTCGTCGGGCGCCAGGTGCAGCCGGCACAGCTCCTCGGCCAGGGCGAGGTGCTCGTGGGAGGCGAGGAACTCGCCGCAGTCGCGTTCCATCGCGCCGAGCCGGGCCAGCATCCGGATGCCGCTGGGGTGGCCGTCGCCGTACACCTCGCGGTGCAGCTCCCAGGCGTCCTGGAGCCGGTCGCGGGCGATCTCGCACTGGCCGCGCGCGTATTCCACGGTGGCCAGGTCGGCGTGGGCGGCGAGCACCCGTTGCGACTCCGGCCCGTCCCGGGCGGTCAGCTCGATGATCACGTCGGAATAGAGCCGGGCGGCCCGGGCGTCGCTGCCGACCCGGTGCAGCACGGCGGCGAGGGTGGCGGCGGCGGTGACGGTGCGCTCGTCGGAGCGCCCGTGCAGCCGCGCCTCGGCCGCGTACGCGAAGGCGGCCCAGCCGCGCGCCGCGTGCGGTTCGCCGAGGGCGACGAGCACCTTCGCCTGGAGGCCGGCGGCCTCGGCCAGCTCGGGGGAGGCGTTGGCCGGGCGCGGGTCGGCGTCGCTGAGCGCGTCGGCGAGCAGCCGTTGGGCGCCGGCCAGGTCACCTGCGGACACCAGATGGTGCGCCTGGACAGTCAGTTCACCGAAGCCGGAGGACACGCCCCATCGTGCTCGCCCGGCGACAATAAGTACAACCCCCCGAGCCGACCTTGATCGGTCAGGTTCTCCTCAGGTGATCGGCCAGGGTCTCGCTGATCCGCCGGAGCTGGTCGACCTGGGCGGGGCTGAGGGCGTCGAACAGGTGTCGGCGCACGCCGTCGACGTGGCCGGGCGCGGCGGCGGCGAGGGCGGCGAAGCCGGCGTCGGTGAGGACGGCGATCTGCCCGCGCCGGTCGGTCGGGCACTCCTGGCGTTCGATCCAGCCGGCGGCCTCCAGCCGGGCGGCGGCGTGCGAGAGCCGGCTGCGGGAGGAGCCGGTGGCCTCGGCGAGGTCACTCATCCGCAGCCGCCGGTCGGGTGTCTCGGAGAGCCGGACCAGGATCTCGTAGTAGGCGTGCGGCATGCCGGCGTCGCGTTGCAGCTCGCGGTCGAGGGTCTCGGTCAGCGCCCGGGTGGCGGTCAGGAAGGCCCGCCAGGTCCGCTGTTCGTCGGGGTCCAGCCAGCGGGTCATGACCGCCATCATAGCGGAAGTTGTTGAACGCTCAACAAAACCGCGCTAGCGTGGAGGTCATGGGAATCCACCGGCTCAACCACGCCGTCCTCTATGTCAGCAACCTCGACCGCAGCGTCGCCTTCTACCGCGACGTGCTGGGCTTCCGTCCGGTGGCGATGACCCCGGACGGGTTCCGCGGCGCGACCTTCCTCCAGGCGCCCGACTCGACCAACGACCACGACCTCGGACTGTTCGAGATCGGCGCCGGGGCGGGCCGCTCGCAGGCCGGCCGCGCCACCGTCGGCCTCTACCACCTGGCCTGGGAGGTGGACACCCTCGACGAGTTGGCCGCCACCGCCGAGCGGCTGGCCGCCGCGGGCGCCCTGGTCGGCACC
The Micromonospora sp. R77 DNA segment above includes these coding regions:
- a CDS encoding MarR family winged helix-turn-helix transcriptional regulator; this translates as MAVMTRWLDPDEQRTWRAFLTATRALTETLDRELQRDAGMPHAYYEILVRLSETPDRRLRMSDLAEATGSSRSRLSHAAARLEAAGWIERQECPTDRRGQIAVLTDAGFAALAAAAPGHVDGVRRHLFDALSPAQVDQLRRISETLADHLRRT
- a CDS encoding VOC family protein, with the translated sequence MGIHRLNHAVLYVSNLDRSVAFYRDVLGFRPVAMTPDGFRGATFLQAPDSTNDHDLGLFEIGAGAGRSQAGRATVGLYHLAWEVDTLDELAATAERLAAAGALVGTSDHGTTKSLYGQDPDGLEFEIVWLVPLDLLDDGALAARKQIGRLDLAAERQRYGGQTRGGVGISVPA